One Nostoc punctiforme PCC 73102 DNA window includes the following coding sequences:
- a CDS encoding glycosyltransferase family 2 protein yields MSLFVLLPAYNEQESIRPLFKRFQTLQQISNMEIKLILVDDGSSDATAQTALEESQSLGVLINLVQHPKNAGLGEAIKTGFRTFLEISQEGDFLAAMDCDNTQPPELLIKMYDTMIAGSYDIAIASRYRKGSKVIGLSKFREIMSYGASWLFRIAARVPGVRDYTCGYRLYNRNFVSKLDMYYGDNLFTESGFACMIDLLLKAKVLRPKIAEIPMVLRYDQKPSASKMKILKTITRTLKLLYKNLLSTGQISNLGQTFNERETGRIPLKMGNRK; encoded by the coding sequence ATGAGTCTTTTTGTTCTTTTACCCGCATACAACGAGCAAGAATCAATTCGCCCCTTGTTCAAAAGGTTTCAGACATTACAGCAAATCTCTAATATGGAGATAAAACTAATTCTTGTTGATGATGGTAGTAGTGATGCAACTGCTCAGACTGCTTTAGAAGAATCTCAATCACTGGGAGTATTAATTAACTTAGTCCAACATCCCAAGAATGCTGGTTTAGGTGAAGCAATTAAAACAGGTTTCAGAACTTTCTTAGAAATTTCTCAAGAAGGTGATTTTTTAGCCGCAATGGATTGCGACAACACTCAACCGCCAGAACTCCTAATAAAGATGTATGACACTATGATAGCTGGTAGCTATGATATTGCGATCGCATCTAGATACCGAAAAGGCTCTAAAGTCATAGGTTTATCAAAATTTAGAGAGATAATGAGTTACGGAGCTAGCTGGCTGTTTAGAATCGCAGCCCGTGTACCAGGTGTAAGAGACTATACTTGCGGTTACAGGCTGTATAACCGTAATTTTGTTAGTAAATTAGATATGTATTACGGCGACAATCTATTTACTGAAAGTGGATTTGCTTGCATGATAGATTTACTGCTAAAAGCAAAAGTACTTAGACCAAAAATCGCGGAAATTCCAATGGTTTTGAGATATGACCAAAAGCCAAGTGCGAGCAAAATGAAAATTTTGAAAACTATTACTCGAACATTGAAGCTCCTGTATAAAAATCTATTATCTACAGGACAAATTTCCAATTTAGGCCAGACTTTTAATGAGCGAGAAACAGGAAGAATTCCCCTGAAAATGGGAAATCGTAAATAA